A stretch of the Luteolibacter rhizosphaerae genome encodes the following:
- a CDS encoding c-type cytochrome, with product MKILLLLALLPGATAFAADPPAQTFQIHCSACHAVDHMLVGPSLVEISGIYRENQDGFVKWCVEPQHKREGVVEMPSMAHLGGPVLRGLHGYILEAAAGKTELKKTEGDPYTVPSAMTRRPQVMRIFMPDASPAAIAVALPGDLSFCFDASECRLRYVWKGGFIDGFPYWKANGSSLAKLDGQVVYREPKPPLVALTSVAAPPKFLGYRVGKDGIPVFRYRNEVGNSIEETIRPTADGKGIERQFRTDGQGFSVAAPEGVQVESSTGSLQISPEQAKSFTLTYRWK from the coding sequence ATGAAAATCCTTCTCCTTCTCGCGCTCTTGCCGGGCGCCACCGCGTTCGCGGCGGACCCTCCGGCGCAGACCTTTCAGATTCACTGCTCCGCCTGCCACGCGGTCGATCACATGCTGGTCGGCCCCTCGCTGGTGGAGATCTCAGGCATCTATCGCGAGAATCAGGATGGCTTCGTGAAGTGGTGTGTGGAGCCCCAGCACAAGCGCGAGGGCGTCGTCGAAATGCCCTCCATGGCCCATCTCGGCGGACCGGTCCTCCGCGGCTTGCACGGCTACATCCTTGAGGCCGCAGCCGGGAAAACCGAGCTGAAGAAAACCGAAGGCGACCCCTACACGGTGCCGAGCGCCATGACCCGACGCCCGCAGGTCATGCGCATCTTCATGCCGGACGCCTCGCCCGCCGCCATCGCCGTGGCCCTCCCCGGCGATCTCTCTTTTTGTTTCGATGCCTCCGAATGCCGCCTGCGCTATGTCTGGAAAGGCGGCTTCATCGATGGCTTCCCCTATTGGAAGGCGAACGGCAGCTCGCTGGCCAAGCTCGACGGTCAGGTCGTCTATCGCGAGCCGAAGCCGCCGCTGGTGGCGCTGACGAGTGTCGCGGCTCCCCCGAAGTTTCTCGGCTACCGCGTCGGCAAGGACGGCATCCCGGTCTTCCGCTACCGCAACGAGGTCGGCAACTCCATCGAGGAAACCATCCGTCCCACCGCCGATGGCAAGGGCATCGAACGCCAGTTCAGAACGGATGGCCAAGGCTTCTCCGTCGCTGCGCCCGAGGGTGTCCAAGTCGAGTCGAGCACCGGCAGCCTGCAGATCTCGCCGGAACAAGCCAAATCCTTCACCCTCACCTACCGCTGGAAATGA